In the Thermocrinis sp. genome, one interval contains:
- a CDS encoding GNAT family N-acetyltransferase, which produces MINIEKAGTEDIEELAKMYLEGYKGLEEYAYTHPEDVLAYLNWLFRRDIAGIFVAVLDGKKVGFIASDGNWFSKREGKVVGAIHELVVLPEYRGLGIGKKLLERAIQYFKERGLDTVELWVGDENAWAIEFYKKQGFVEKDRFNYWIRMTKTIKNEAGG; this is translated from the coding sequence ATGATAAACATAGAAAAGGCAGGCACTGAAGACATAGAAGAATTAGCTAAGATGTATTTGGAAGGCTACAAGGGTTTAGAAGAGTATGCTTACACCCATCCAGAGGATGTTTTAGCTTATCTTAACTGGCTGTTCAGAAGGGACATAGCGGGCATATTTGTGGCTGTTTTGGACGGTAAAAAGGTAGGTTTCATAGCAAGCGATGGAAACTGGTTTAGTAAGAGGGAAGGTAAGGTGGTGGGTGCCATACACGAGTTGGTGGTGTTGCCAGAATACAGAGGTTTAGGTATAGGAAAAAAGCTTTTGGAAAGAGCTATCCAATACTTCAAAGAAAGAGGCTTAGATACCGTAGAGCTTTGGGTAGGAGATGAAAATGCATGGGCTATAGAGTTTTACAAAAAACAGGGCTTTGTAGAAAAGGACAGGTTCAACTACTGGATAAGGATGACAAAGACTATAAAAAATGAGGCTGGTGGTTAA
- the lolA gene encoding outer membrane lipoprotein chaperone LolA, with amino-acid sequence MKLLLLLTIPLLAFAQSFEMLEKKLQEIRVLKASFIQRVRYPWYSKQDISKGFFYAQKGGKFRLEYEQPEKTIIVSDGREIVLYSPSEKSAIIDSIDRNQSAVIESLLLVSRPLSEVFDLVGEIEKEGKRFLVLKPKTKDDFFHRVLVRMDQDGIPRVIRVEEKDGTTTEIELLDVNTNFTASSNLFKIDLPSGTKIKRVF; translated from the coding sequence ATGAAGCTTTTGCTTTTGCTTACCATTCCTCTTTTAGCCTTTGCTCAGAGTTTTGAGATGTTAGAAAAGAAACTTCAGGAGATAAGAGTTTTAAAAGCTTCCTTCATCCAAAGGGTTAGGTATCCTTGGTATTCAAAGCAGGACATTTCTAAGGGATTTTTCTACGCTCAAAAAGGGGGAAAGTTTAGACTTGAGTACGAACAGCCAGAAAAGACCATCATAGTATCCGATGGTAGGGAAATAGTCCTATACTCCCCTTCGGAAAAAAGCGCCATAATAGACAGCATAGACAGAAACCAATCGGCTGTGATTGAATCACTCCTTTTAGTCTCTAGGCCACTAAGTGAGGTGTTTGACCTTGTGGGAGAAATAGAAAAGGAGGGAAAGCGTTTTTTGGTATTAAAGCCAAAAACCAAAGATGATTTTTTCCATAGGGTTTTGGTAAGGATGGATCAAGATGGAATACCAAGGGTTATAAGAGTTGAAGAAAAGGACGGAACTACTACAGAGATAGAGCTTTTAGATGTTAATACAAACTTCACTGCCTCAAGCAATCTGTTTAAAATAGATCTTCCCAGTGGTACTAAGATAAAAAGAGTCTTCTAA